A genomic region of Carassius carassius chromosome 13, fCarCar2.1, whole genome shotgun sequence contains the following coding sequences:
- the LOC132156245 gene encoding transcription termination factor 2, mitochondrial-like, with translation MLRLVTTSLCLYCQRAQVTPLLFMRPCSSIVQEENPHAVSALYDLCVDISKVRKLKGWVLRRERVYVNETAALLKDMGASGPVIARVLELHPEAILCKPHQMEAQKKLWMSVCTSQKDLVGIIEKFPSSFFSSSSDHDNQKANIAYFQTLHLNKRVISKLMASAPQSFSRPMKLNMEMIQTLQKTYLDLGGKEDNMKTWLQKLLTQNPYVLLKLPEALHDNLAFLLNVGFTGDELLRLLSKLKGYVTELNPESMRLTLNYSQETLGCTEAELRQIVLQCPALLYYSVPILADRFRGLLTAGVSMEQIMETPTVLELTTQIIQYRIQKLRSFDYDVRSGSLEVLDGTKKEFEMSYGKLHLRRERPFFNPVAPLQTED, from the coding sequence ATGTTGCGATTAGTTACAACTTCGCTGTGTCTCTACTGCCAGAGGGCTCAAGTGACTCCTTTGCTTTTCATGAGGCCCTGCTCCTCGATTGTTCAAGAAGAGAACCCGCATGCTGTAAGCGCCCTTTACGACTTGTGTGTAGACATTAGTAAAGTCCGGAAGCTGAAGGGTTGGGTGTTGCGCCGTGAACGAGTGTATGTGAACGAGACCGCCGCCCTGCTGAAGGACATGGGGGCTAGTGGGCCTGTTATCGCCCGCGTTTTGGAGCTCCATCCTGAGGCCATCCTCTGCAAACCCCATCAAATGGAGGCTCAGAAAAAGCTGTGGATGTCAGTGTGCACCAGCCAGAAGGATTTAGTAGGAATCATTGAAAAATTCCCCAGCTCGTTTTTCTCCTCGTCCTCCGATCACGACAACCAGAAAGCTAACATTGCGTATTTCCAGACGTTACATCTCAATAAACGTGTTATTAGCAAGCTCATGGCCAGTGCCCCTCAGAGCTTCAGCCGACCCATGAAGCTAAACATGGAGATGATCCAGACCCTGCAGAAGACCTATTTGGACTTGGGTGGGAAGGAGGACAACATGAAGACCTGGTTGCAGAAGCTGCTTACTCAAAATCCCTACGTGCTTCTAAAGCTTCCCGAGGCCCTGCACGATAACTTGGCATTCCTACTCAATGTGGGATTTACTGGCGATGAGCTCTTGCGGCTGCTTTCCAAACTGAAGGGATATGTTACTGAGCTGAACCCTGAAAGTATGAGACTCACCCTCAACTACTCGCAGGAGACTTTGGGATGCACAGAAGCAGAGCTCAGGCAGATCGTACTTCAGTGTCCAGCCTTGTTATACTATTCTGTGCCTATACTAGCTGACCGCTTCAGAGGCCTCCTCACCGCTGGAGTAAGTATGGAGCAGATCATGGAGACTCCCACAGTGTTAGAACTGACAACGCAGATCATTCAATATCGCATTCAGAAACTGCGCTCGTTTGATTATGATGTACGGTCAGGTAGCCTGGAAGTCCTCGACGGCACCAAGAAAGAGTTTGAGATGAGCTACGGGAAGTTGCATCTTAGGCGAGAGAGGCCATTTTTTAATCCAGTAGCTCCACTTCAAACAGAAGATTAA
- the zgc:153031 gene encoding zgc:153031, producing MDDKLLLPKVVMMNIEGEEMCKPIRLIAAACSDMGIGKNGQLPWSLPKEFQFFMDTITAVSAPGKKNLVVWGRISLSSCPETVFPLANCINLVLSRKLTAVPPRAHYLCKDFGSVIHLASEPPLCHIVETIWVLGGTEVYKESLAHPWCDLIYLTDIMAEFDCDVFFPKFDRNVFRKQKGFPGVPDEIQEENGIKFQFQIFKKEA from the exons ATGGACGATAAACTGCTCTTACCGAAAGTCGTAATGATGAACATCGAGGGGGAGGAGATGTGCAAACCAATCCGGCTCATCGCGGCTGCCTGCAGTGACATGGGCATAGGAAAGAACGGACAGCTTCCCTGGAGCCTTCC AAAAGAATTTCAGTTCTTTATGGATACAATTACAGCTGTGTCAGCACCTG GGAAGAAGAATCTGGTCGTCTGGGGGCGAATCTCcttgtcctcctgtcctgagacGGTCTTCCCTTTGGCCAACTGCATCAATTTGGTATTGAGCAGGAAGCTGAC TGCAGTGCCTCCACGTGCCCACTATCTGTGTAAGGATTTCGGATCAGTAATTCACCTGGCTTCTGAGCCCCCCTTATGTCACATTGTGGAGACCATCTGGGTTTTAGGAGGCACAGAGGTCTATAAG GAAAGTCTTGCGCATCCATGGTGTGATCTCATCTATCTCACTGACATCATGGCCGAATTTGACTGTGATGTCTTTTTCCCAAAATTTGACCGCaatgttttcagaaaacaaaagGG CTTTCCAGGAGTACCAGATGAAATTCAGGAAGAAAATGGtattaaatttcaatttcaaatctTCAAGAAAGAAGCTTAA
- the LOC132156246 gene encoding cryptochrome-1-like isoform X1: MVVNTIHWFRKGLRLHDNPSLRDSIIDADTLRCVYILDPWFAGSSNVGINRWRFLLQCLEDLDASLRKLNSRLFVIRGQPTDVFPRLFKEWKITRLSYEYDSEPFGKDRDAAIKKLATEAGVEAFVRISHTLYDLDKIIELNGGQSPLTYKRFQTLISRMDPVETPAETITDEVMGKCATPVNDDHDDKFGVPSLEELGFETDGLSSAVWPGGETEALTRLERHLERKAWVANFERPRMNANSLLASPTGLSPYLRFGCLSCRLFYFKLTDLYRKVKKNSVPPLSLYGQLLWREFFYTAATNNPHFDKMEFNPICVKIPWDRNPEALAKWAEGRTGFPWIDAIMTQLRQEGWIHHLARHAVACFLTRGDLWISWEEGMKVFEELLLDADWSVNAGSWMWLSCSSFFQQFFHCYCPVGFGRRTDPNGDYIRRYLPILRGFPAKFIYDPWNAPESVQKIAKCIIGVHYPKPMVNHAEASRINIERMKQIYQQLSCYRGLGLLATVPSNATNSGDGAGPSSGDNTQESTHITAVQPSPASSQPKFSPFTVSCGQLYVNSVQPQPGYSSVGLVGQAHTQSQRGRGTSAFLKRHSEERASDGLSKIQRHDSN; this comes from the exons CATTGGTTCAGGAAGGGCTTAAGGCTCCATGATAACCCATCTCTGCGGGACTCTATAATAGATGCCGATACTCTGAGATGCGTTTACATACTGGACCCCTGGTTTGCAGGATCGTCCAACGTGGGAATCAACAGATGGAG GTTTTTGCTGCAATGTCTTGAGGACTTGGACGCCAGCCTTCGCAAACTTAACTCTCGTCTCTTTGTCATCAGGGGACAGCCCACAGATGTCTTTCCAAGACTTTTCAAG GAGTGGAAAATCACCCGGCTGTCATATGAGTACGACTCTGAGCCCTTCGGGAAGGATCGTGATGCAGCCATTAAGAAGCTGGCCACTGAAGCCGGGGTGGAAGCCTTCGTCAGGATCTCCCACACACTCTATGATCTGGACAA GATCATAGAGTTAAATGGAGGACAGTCTCCTCTTACCTACAAACGATTTCAGACGCTCATCAGCAGAATGGATCCTGTGGAAACACCAGCAGAGACTATCACGGATGAAGTCATGGGCAAATGCGCCACACCAGTCAACGATGACCATGATGACAAGTTTGGCGTTCCCTCGCTGGAGGAGCTTG GTTTTGAAACGGATGGACTGTCCTCAGCTGTGTGGCCTGGTGGAGAAACTGAAGCTCTGACTCGACTAGAGAGACACCTGGAGAGGAAG GCTTGGGTGGCTAATTTTGAGCGTCCCAGAATGAATGCTAATTCCTTGCTGGCCAGCCCCACAGGCCTGAGCCCTTACCTCCGGTTTGGCTGCCTCTCCTGCAGACTTTTCTATTTCAAACTCACAGACCTCTACAGAAAG GTCAAGAAAAATAGTGTCCCACCACTGTCCCTTTATGGTCAGCTGCTCTGGCGTGAGTTCTTCTACACGGCTGCCACTAACAACCCACACTTTGACAAAATGGAGTTCAATCCCATCTGCGTAAAGATCCCGTGGGACAGGAACCCCGAAGCTCTGGCGAAGTGGGCAGAGGGCCGGACTGGTTTCCCGTGGATTGATGCCATAATGACCCAGTTGAGGCAGGAGGGCTGGATCCACCATCTGGCCAGGCACGCTGTTGCTTGCTTCCTTACACGTGGAGACCTGTGGATCAGCTGGGAAGAGGGCATGAAG gtgtttgAGGAGCTGTTGCTGGATGCAGACTGGAGCGTCAATGCTGGAAGCTGGATGTGGCTTTCGTGCAGCTCATTCTTCCAGCAGTTCTTTCACTGTTACTGTCCGGTGGGCTTTGGTCGACGTACCGACCCAAATGGAGACTATATAAG acgaTATTTGCCCATATTAAGGGGCTTCCCTGCCAAATTTATCTATGACCCTTGGAATGCCCCAGAAAGTGTTCAGAAAATCGCAAAGTGCATAATTGGAGTGCACTACCCTAAACCCATGGTTAATCATGCTGAGGCCAGCAGGATAAACATCGAGCGAATGAAGCAGATTTACCAGCAGCTGTCCTGCTACCGGGGCCTCG GGCTCCTTGCAACTGTTCCATCCAACGCAACCAACAGTGGAGATGGAGCAGGTCCTTCCTCAGGAGACAACACACAGGAGAGCACTCACATTACCG CAGTGCAGCCATCACCAGCAAGTTCTCAACCAAAGTTCTCACCGTTTACAGTGTCATGTGGTCAACTGTATGTCAACAGTGTACAGCCACAACCAG GTTACTCAAGTGTTGGTTTGGTTGGACAagctcacacacagtcacagagaG ggAGAGGGACAAGTGCTTTTTTGAAGCGGCATAGTGAAGAACGAGCTTCAGATGGTTTGTCGAAGATTCAGAGGCATGACAGTAACTAG
- the LOC132156246 gene encoding cryptochrome-1-like isoform X2: MVVNTIHWFRKGLRLHDNPSLRDSIIDADTLRCVYILDPWFAGSSNVGINRWRFLLQCLEDLDASLRKLNSRLFVIRGQPTDVFPRLFKEWKITRLSYEYDSEPFGKDRDAAIKKLATEAGVEAFVRISHTLYDLDKIIELNGGQSPLTYKRFQTLISRMDPVETPAETITDEVMGKCATPVNDDHDDKFGVPSLEELGFETDGLSSAVWPGGETEALTRLERHLERKAWVANFERPRMNANSLLASPTGLSPYLRFGCLSCRLFYFKLTDLYRKVKKNSVPPLSLYGQLLWREFFYTAATNNPHFDKMEFNPICVKIPWDRNPEALAKWAEGRTGFPWIDAIMTQLRQEGWIHHLARHAVACFLTRGDLWISWEEGMKVFEELLLDADWSVNAGSWMWLSCSSFFQQFFHCYCPVGFGRRTDPNGDYIRRYLPILRGFPAKFIYDPWNAPESVQKIAKCIIGVHYPKPMVNHAEASRINIERMKQIYQQLSCYRGLGLLATVPSNATNSGDGAGPSSGDNTQESTHITVQPSPASSQPKFSPFTVSCGQLYVNSVQPQPGYSSVGLVGQAHTQSQRGRGTSAFLKRHSEERASDGLSKIQRHDSN, translated from the exons CATTGGTTCAGGAAGGGCTTAAGGCTCCATGATAACCCATCTCTGCGGGACTCTATAATAGATGCCGATACTCTGAGATGCGTTTACATACTGGACCCCTGGTTTGCAGGATCGTCCAACGTGGGAATCAACAGATGGAG GTTTTTGCTGCAATGTCTTGAGGACTTGGACGCCAGCCTTCGCAAACTTAACTCTCGTCTCTTTGTCATCAGGGGACAGCCCACAGATGTCTTTCCAAGACTTTTCAAG GAGTGGAAAATCACCCGGCTGTCATATGAGTACGACTCTGAGCCCTTCGGGAAGGATCGTGATGCAGCCATTAAGAAGCTGGCCACTGAAGCCGGGGTGGAAGCCTTCGTCAGGATCTCCCACACACTCTATGATCTGGACAA GATCATAGAGTTAAATGGAGGACAGTCTCCTCTTACCTACAAACGATTTCAGACGCTCATCAGCAGAATGGATCCTGTGGAAACACCAGCAGAGACTATCACGGATGAAGTCATGGGCAAATGCGCCACACCAGTCAACGATGACCATGATGACAAGTTTGGCGTTCCCTCGCTGGAGGAGCTTG GTTTTGAAACGGATGGACTGTCCTCAGCTGTGTGGCCTGGTGGAGAAACTGAAGCTCTGACTCGACTAGAGAGACACCTGGAGAGGAAG GCTTGGGTGGCTAATTTTGAGCGTCCCAGAATGAATGCTAATTCCTTGCTGGCCAGCCCCACAGGCCTGAGCCCTTACCTCCGGTTTGGCTGCCTCTCCTGCAGACTTTTCTATTTCAAACTCACAGACCTCTACAGAAAG GTCAAGAAAAATAGTGTCCCACCACTGTCCCTTTATGGTCAGCTGCTCTGGCGTGAGTTCTTCTACACGGCTGCCACTAACAACCCACACTTTGACAAAATGGAGTTCAATCCCATCTGCGTAAAGATCCCGTGGGACAGGAACCCCGAAGCTCTGGCGAAGTGGGCAGAGGGCCGGACTGGTTTCCCGTGGATTGATGCCATAATGACCCAGTTGAGGCAGGAGGGCTGGATCCACCATCTGGCCAGGCACGCTGTTGCTTGCTTCCTTACACGTGGAGACCTGTGGATCAGCTGGGAAGAGGGCATGAAG gtgtttgAGGAGCTGTTGCTGGATGCAGACTGGAGCGTCAATGCTGGAAGCTGGATGTGGCTTTCGTGCAGCTCATTCTTCCAGCAGTTCTTTCACTGTTACTGTCCGGTGGGCTTTGGTCGACGTACCGACCCAAATGGAGACTATATAAG acgaTATTTGCCCATATTAAGGGGCTTCCCTGCCAAATTTATCTATGACCCTTGGAATGCCCCAGAAAGTGTTCAGAAAATCGCAAAGTGCATAATTGGAGTGCACTACCCTAAACCCATGGTTAATCATGCTGAGGCCAGCAGGATAAACATCGAGCGAATGAAGCAGATTTACCAGCAGCTGTCCTGCTACCGGGGCCTCG GGCTCCTTGCAACTGTTCCATCCAACGCAACCAACAGTGGAGATGGAGCAGGTCCTTCCTCAGGAGACAACACACAGGAGAGCACTCACATTACCG TGCAGCCATCACCAGCAAGTTCTCAACCAAAGTTCTCACCGTTTACAGTGTCATGTGGTCAACTGTATGTCAACAGTGTACAGCCACAACCAG GTTACTCAAGTGTTGGTTTGGTTGGACAagctcacacacagtcacagagaG ggAGAGGGACAAGTGCTTTTTTGAAGCGGCATAGTGAAGAACGAGCTTCAGATGGTTTGTCGAAGATTCAGAGGCATGACAGTAACTAG